The Anomaloglossus baeobatrachus isolate aAnoBae1 chromosome 4, aAnoBae1.hap1, whole genome shotgun sequence genome contains the following window.
cttagcttttgagatgcagggccagtccctgagggggggtgaacgctccttccagcaggaaccagacagggctgcggatggagaccggtctcctgcaagcagagaggaccgtgacggctcccacttcaaaccagagcctctcagaggatgtgaaggagcacggcatgtgaaggctccagccttgtaaagtcaaccttaacagcaccgccgacacagtggggtgtgaagggacatgccgggagtccagactggacccgcttttcttccaaatcttgaaaatcaaaataaaaatgaaaaaatatcagagaatgcaagtgtgtgtacctcctgaaacacaaagcattgaactgggtagattgtcatccagggggtgtatatagcccggagggaggagctacacgtttgagtgtagtactttgtgtgtcctccggaggcagaagctatacacccatggtttgggtctcccataaggaacgataaagaaaataaaaaagttatggctcgaggaaaaaggggaggaaaaaacaaaaatgaaaaacggaaaaccgCTGGGGGATGAAGGAGTTAAAGATTAGCCCAATTTATATAACATTACGCAACACTTTGGTCACTTTGGCGTAAAATAAAAGCAACGCAGTAGTAAGCAAAAATTACTTAAAAATTATTTTCTTAATTCCTCCTTATTTAAAGTTACTGATGGAGGGAAACACCGAAGAGAAAATAGTCGGTTCTTCTACAGAGCTTGTGAATTCTATTAGTGGGGTAAACTGGTGTTAGTGCGTAACTCCAGACTGGCTCTCCTGCATGCTACAAGGGTTTCCTCATCACTAGCATTTGCCATCACTCTCTGATCAGTTTGGGATCCAGCTGCCAGGACCAGGACTGATGCCAAAACTACCTGCCCCAGGGTTCTCATTCAGGTAATGCCTGACTCCCATCAATCAGAAAGCAATGACAAAGCCAAAAATGGACTAAAAGCTTATTTACAACCATATTTTCATGGTTGGCTTTGTACTTTAATTTCCAGAATGCAATATTACATGTCTCCAGCATCTTCATACCTGTTAGTTCTGAATCTTCCCCTTCTTTGGACTGGGCTCATGGACCTTTTTTCTGTAATTTCGACATAATGAGATTTCTGGGCTCCacttgtgcctgggtaggagctggTCACCTTCTCCCCACTTTCTTTAATAGCAATCATCTTCAGACTATTGGCCAGAACATCTGCTGAATCTTCACGTGTGTGACAGTCATTATTGCAGGTCTCTTCATGGATCATATCAGAGGCAGGAGATCTCTGTGTGTCCAGGCCATGTGCAGGCTTGGCATCATTCACCATAGCATGGCTGGATGCGTCCTCTGTACCCAGTGTCACAGACAGGGGGGACAGTCCTGTTACCTTCTCCTTCCGTTCTCCCGAAGTTTCGGCATTCTCTTTCATGTTACATTGTTGTTCCTGAAATTGTACCTTGAATGCTGAAAGGAGATCGGTGTTTTTCTTCCGTCTCGATTGTTCTGCAATGGCCGCTCGTACTTTTTCAGCGTATTCTGAAATCTTTTTCCCTCGGTCTGGAAGTTTTGCAATGAATTTCCTAAGAAAGGTAAAAACAGATCAAATCAAACAAATCCAAGCGTTCCAATAGTTGTGTACACCAGGACTTTAGGTTTGTAGGTGACAATTAAGACATTTCCAAAAGCCCAAGTTTATTGGGGGCTTTGGTGTAAAACATTAAGGGAAAGGTCTCACATACTGTAAGTTTCAGACTAATACACTGAGGGGATGGGGTAATATTCAGTCAAAATTTGCTGGTGTATAATGAGCATAGTTTGGTTCACAAATCAGCAATGTGCTTGCTCTTCCTTCCAGAATTGATTCCTCTACATGTAAATGGTTTATAAAATCTCATCCACAGTAACTATGTCATTTCTGAATGTGGCCTTAtgtcattactgagataggagatggtggttgtaaaggtggtgtcacacgcagcagcgatcacgaccagcgatctgaccttatcaggatcgctgctgcgtcgttacatggtcgctggtgagctgtcaaacaggcagatcttaccagcgaccagtgaccagcccacagcgacgcgtggaagcgtaactaaggtaaatatcaggtaaccaaggaaagcacttctcttggttacccgatatttaccttagttactagcgtccgctgctctcacgctgccagtgccggctccctgctctcctagccagagtacacaccgggttaattacccgatgtgtactcccagctacatatgcagggagcagggagcgtgagagcggcggacgctagtaactaaggtaaatatcgggtaaccaaggaaagggcttcttggttacccgatgtttaccgtggttacagcttaccgcaggctgccagacgccggctccctgctcgcttcagttcgtcgctctcttgctgtcacacacagcgatgtgtgcttcacagcgggagagcaacgtccaaaaaatgaagcaggacattcagcaatgaccggcgacctcacagcaggggccaggtcgttgccggatgtcacacacagcgacagtgacgggacgtcgctgctacgtcacagaaaatggtgacttaacagcgacgtcgttgtcgctatgtgtgacaccacctttactctaTTGAGATTATCTGTAGATAGAAGAGGAGTTAGAGCCAGGGCTCCGCCTCTCCATAGATTCTTATGAGCACCAGCTATCTTTTCCCATCTCAGTAATGTAACAATCTGTCTTATgctatacttatgctaattctaacagggggaggggataactatgaatatatgatctgctctagtgcaactgtcactcaagaagctgctcattttataaactttactttcttggatttcaaaacctaaacatccgagctgtccactacaggtatgtatagaatcagcctgatagtgccagtgtagcactggctttagcttatatacaaaaatcctggtgattggttccctttaatggagagGTCAGAAAAATCTTATCACGTGTACATTTAAtagagactagtgatgagcaagcactaccatgctctggggttatgtacttgtaacgagcagtcggaCGCTTAGATAGCCGCGACTCGAgttcccgagtataatggaaggcaaAAGGGCACTCGAGCATTTTTACAGAAAAGCACCCGGAACACTGCTcatgtttctcattgacttccattatactcgggtgcttgAGTCGCGGCTATCTAAGCGtccgactgctcgttacaagtacataaccccagagcatggcagtgctcgctcatcactagtaaacattATAGTGGCCCCCGTCACCCATAGACTGTGAAAAAAGTgcaccccttaggctgctttcacacatccgatagGTGCAGacccggccagtccggctctaaaacctatgcaacggatgcagcgaaaaagccgcatcctttgcatacgttttttaaatgcggcccgtccggtttttgccgcttgcggcatgctactgagcatacgcagtggcaaaagccgcatgcggcggccggatgcggtttttgccgcatccggcgtccataggcatgcattgaaaaatgcgtcgtatctgccggatgcggcgcaatgcggtttttttttgccgcacaaaaaaaacgtgccaggcaacgttccatccggccgccgcatcggctaaatctgccgcatttaattaaagtctatgcaggaaaaccgcaaccagcagcaaaaaaaaacggttgcgtttttcctgcaaagtgccgaattgtgccgcacaggaaaaaacggaggtgtgaaagcagcctgaccgCCTCTATTGTTTATTATCCAAATACTGCTGTAGATGTGAAGACGTCTCCCTGTTCAGAGACACTATATGGTGCTGCCATATTCACTTGCTAGGTCAGTCTGTGCCCCCTGCACTGTACACACCTCCTGCCCCCATTACTCACTGTGCCCCCTGCACTATACACCCCTCCTGCCCCTATTACTCGCTGTGCCCCCTGCACTGTACACACCTCCTGCCCCCATCA
Protein-coding sequences here:
- the POLR2M gene encoding protein GRINL1A, encoding MAAPVDGGGAAGGELRGRSSRELAEILERQEKLLSNKKFIAKLPDRGKKISEYAEKVRAAIAEQSRRKKNTDLLSAFKVQFQEQQCNMKENAETSGERKEKVTGLSPLSVTLGTEDASSHAMVNDAKPAHGLDTQRSPASDMIHEETCNNDCHTREDSADVLANSLKMIAIKESGEKVTSSYPGTSGAQKSHYVEITEKRSMSPVQRRGRFRTNRLPSDSNSSTPDQSPGDKALTMSAEQRKLHDRKHLDDITAARLPPLHHSPAQLLPLEESLALQIQQKNIYEEKQAKLAAQKLFEKLNIKMGPFNAEGDSYMKYRDHRDEDKFGAE